A section of the Streptomyces sp. NBC_00178 genome encodes:
- a CDS encoding Lhr family ATP-dependent helicase has product MAGSALDSFSPATRGWFAGAFDAPTAAQEGAWRAIGEGSDVLVVAPTGSGKTLAAFLASLDRLAAVPPPADAKKRCRVLYVSPMKALAVDVERNLRSPLTGIRQESVRLGLPEPEVRVGIRSGDTPPAERRSMATRPPDILITTPESLFLMLTSSAREALAGIETVIVDEVHAVAGTKRGAHMAVSLERLDELLPRPARRIGLSATVRPVDEVARFLSPQRKVEIVQPPSAKEFDLSVVVPVEDLGELGGSPATGDEGGQAEKPSIWPHVEERIADLVQAHRSTIVFANSRRLAERLCNRLNEIAYERATGTAFEEPDSVGALPEAHSPAEIMAQSGAARGAPALLARAHHGSVSKEQRSQVEEDLKAGRLPAVVATSSLELGIDMGAVDLVIQVESPPSVASGLQRVGRAGHQVGAVSTGVVFPKYRGDLVQAAVVTERMREGAIEALRIPSNPLDVLAQQIVAMVALDSWQADDLLALARRAAPFASLPESAFTAVLDMLAGRYPSDAFAELRPRVVWDRVAGTVTGRPGAQRLAVTSGGTIPDRGLFGVFLAGADPKKGGGRVGELDEEMVYESRVGDVFTLGTTSWRIEDITRDRVLVSPAPGVPGRLPFWKGDQLGRPLELGRALGAFLREIGALPAEDARLRLLAAGLDAWAADNILAYLDEQRRACGHVPDDRTVLVERFRDELGDWRIVVHSPFGAQVHAPWALALSARLSERYGMDAQVMHADDGIVLRLPDADLMGLDLLDFDPAQSGGSEGSGARDQGPAFPGGGYDSDQPPVAAADVVFDKGEISRLVTDQVGGSALFASRFRECAARALLLPRRSPGKRTPLWQQRQRASQLLQVASEFGSFPIVLEAVRECLQDVFDVPGLTELMGDLEARRVRLVEVTTPEPSPFARSLLFGYVAQFLYEGDSPLAERRAAALSLDSHLLAELLGQAELRELLDADVLGELERELQWLTDDRKIKDAEGVADLLRVLGPLTEAELAERGAEPTWAPALETARRAIRVRIGGAPHWAAVEDAGRLRDALGTALPVGVPEAFTEPVKDPLGDLLARYARTHGPFTATQAAQRFGLGTAVTDGALQRLAASGRVVQGEFHPAGIGQEWCDATVLRRLRRRSLAALRQELEPVPPAALAGFLPQWQHIGDNSLRGIDGLARAIEQLQGAPVPASALEKLVLPSRVPGYHPALLDELTTTGEVVWAGAGALPGKDGWLSLYLADSAPLLLPPPHPLEQTALHESVLTVLSGGYGLFFRQIADQIRATTHPECTDPQLADALWDLVWSGRLTNDTLAPLRSLLGSGRTAGSTAHRAKRNVPRGRYGSLTAAARPASRTGPPTVSGRWSLLPPSEPEPTHRAHALARTLLDRHGVVTRGAVQAEGVEGGFSAVYRILAAFEDSGQARRGYVVEGLGAAQFAMDGAVDRLRAASTARERADPGTAPRALVLAAADPANAYGAALPWPESPDGAGHKPGRKAGALVVLVDGELTLYMERGGKSLLAWPVDPADPALRAAAEALASAARAGTLGTVTVERTNGASSLTSPLGRTLEAAGFLATPRGLRLRA; this is encoded by the coding sequence ATGGCCGGTTCCGCACTCGATTCGTTCTCGCCCGCGACCCGTGGCTGGTTCGCGGGTGCTTTCGACGCGCCCACCGCCGCGCAGGAGGGTGCCTGGCGGGCGATCGGCGAGGGCTCGGACGTGCTGGTGGTCGCCCCGACCGGTTCGGGCAAGACGCTCGCCGCCTTCCTCGCCTCCCTGGACCGGCTGGCGGCCGTCCCGCCGCCCGCGGACGCCAAGAAGCGCTGCCGGGTGCTCTACGTGTCGCCGATGAAGGCCCTCGCGGTGGACGTGGAGCGCAATCTGCGCTCCCCGCTGACGGGGATCCGGCAGGAGTCCGTGCGCCTGGGCCTGCCCGAGCCGGAGGTGCGGGTGGGGATCCGCTCCGGCGACACTCCTCCCGCCGAGCGGCGCTCGATGGCCACGAGGCCTCCGGACATCCTGATCACCACGCCGGAATCGCTGTTCCTGATGCTCACCTCCTCGGCCCGCGAGGCGCTCGCCGGAATCGAGACGGTGATCGTCGACGAGGTCCACGCCGTGGCGGGGACCAAGCGCGGGGCGCACATGGCCGTGTCCCTGGAGCGACTGGACGAGCTGCTGCCGAGACCCGCGCGGCGGATCGGGCTGTCGGCGACGGTCCGGCCGGTCGACGAGGTCGCGCGGTTCCTGTCGCCGCAGCGGAAGGTGGAGATCGTCCAGCCGCCGTCCGCCAAGGAGTTCGACCTGTCCGTCGTGGTCCCGGTGGAGGATCTCGGCGAGCTGGGCGGCTCTCCCGCCACGGGGGACGAGGGCGGGCAGGCCGAGAAGCCGTCCATCTGGCCGCACGTCGAGGAGCGGATCGCCGACCTCGTCCAGGCGCACCGCTCCACGATCGTCTTCGCCAACTCCCGGCGGCTGGCCGAGCGCCTGTGCAACCGGCTCAACGAGATCGCCTACGAGCGCGCGACGGGCACCGCCTTCGAGGAGCCGGACAGCGTCGGGGCGTTGCCCGAGGCCCACTCCCCCGCCGAGATCATGGCCCAGTCGGGTGCGGCCAGAGGTGCCCCCGCCCTGCTCGCCCGCGCGCACCACGGCTCGGTGTCGAAGGAGCAGCGTTCCCAGGTGGAGGAGGACCTGAAGGCGGGCAGACTGCCCGCGGTGGTCGCCACCTCGAGCCTGGAGCTGGGCATCGACATGGGCGCGGTCGATCTGGTGATCCAGGTCGAGTCGCCGCCGTCCGTGGCCTCCGGCCTGCAGCGCGTGGGGCGGGCCGGTCACCAGGTCGGAGCGGTGTCCACCGGCGTGGTCTTCCCGAAGTACCGCGGTGATCTCGTGCAGGCCGCGGTGGTCACGGAGCGCATGCGCGAAGGGGCCATCGAGGCCCTCCGGATCCCGTCCAACCCACTGGACGTGCTCGCTCAGCAGATCGTCGCCATGGTGGCGCTCGACAGCTGGCAGGCCGACGACCTGCTGGCCCTCGCCCGCCGGGCCGCCCCTTTCGCCTCACTCCCCGAGTCCGCGTTCACCGCGGTGCTCGACATGCTCGCCGGGCGTTACCCCTCCGACGCCTTCGCCGAGCTGCGTCCCCGGGTCGTCTGGGACCGCGTCGCGGGGACGGTCACGGGCCGGCCCGGTGCACAGCGGCTGGCCGTCACCTCGGGCGGCACGATCCCCGACCGGGGCCTCTTCGGCGTCTTCCTCGCGGGCGCCGACCCGAAGAAGGGCGGTGGACGCGTCGGCGAGCTCGACGAGGAGATGGTCTACGAGTCCCGGGTCGGCGACGTCTTCACGCTGGGCACCACGTCCTGGCGGATCGAGGACATCACCCGGGACCGGGTGCTGGTGTCGCCGGCCCCCGGAGTCCCCGGGCGGCTGCCGTTCTGGAAGGGCGACCAGCTGGGCCGTCCGCTCGAACTGGGCCGCGCGCTGGGCGCGTTCCTCCGGGAGATCGGCGCGCTGCCGGCTGAGGACGCGAGGCTCCGGCTGCTCGCCGCGGGGCTCGACGCGTGGGCGGCGGACAACATCCTGGCGTACCTGGACGAGCAGCGCCGTGCCTGCGGTCATGTCCCGGATGACAGGACCGTCCTCGTCGAGAGGTTCCGGGACGAGCTGGGCGACTGGCGGATCGTCGTGCACTCGCCGTTCGGCGCCCAGGTGCACGCCCCCTGGGCGCTCGCCCTGTCCGCCCGGCTCTCCGAGCGCTACGGCATGGACGCGCAGGTGATGCACGCGGACGACGGCATCGTCCTGCGGCTGCCCGACGCGGATCTGATGGGCCTCGACCTCCTCGACTTCGACCCCGCCCAGTCCGGCGGGAGTGAGGGGAGCGGCGCCCGTGATCAGGGCCCGGCCTTCCCCGGCGGGGGGTACGACAGCGACCAGCCCCCCGTCGCCGCGGCCGACGTGGTCTTCGACAAGGGCGAGATCAGCCGGCTCGTGACGGACCAGGTCGGTGGGTCGGCCCTGTTCGCCTCACGGTTCCGGGAGTGCGCCGCGCGTGCGCTGCTGCTCCCCCGGCGCAGTCCCGGCAAACGCACTCCGCTGTGGCAGCAGCGCCAGCGCGCGTCGCAGCTGCTCCAGGTGGCCTCGGAGTTCGGCTCGTTCCCGATCGTCCTCGAAGCGGTCCGCGAGTGCCTTCAGGACGTCTTCGACGTCCCGGGACTGACGGAGCTGATGGGTGACCTGGAGGCCAGGCGCGTCCGCCTGGTCGAAGTGACCACCCCCGAGCCGTCCCCGTTCGCCCGCTCCCTCCTCTTCGGCTACGTCGCGCAGTTCCTGTACGAGGGCGACTCGCCCCTCGCCGAGCGCCGCGCGGCGGCCCTCTCCCTGGACTCCCACCTGCTGGCCGAACTCCTCGGCCAGGCAGAACTGCGCGAGCTGCTCGACGCCGACGTCCTCGGCGAGCTGGAGCGTGAGCTGCAGTGGCTGACGGACGACAGGAAGATCAAGGATGCCGAGGGTGTCGCCGATCTCCTGCGCGTCCTCGGTCCGCTCACGGAGGCCGAACTCGCCGAGCGCGGTGCGGAACCGACGTGGGCACCGGCGCTGGAGACGGCCAGGCGGGCCATCCGGGTCCGTATCGGCGGTGCTCCCCACTGGGCGGCCGTCGAGGACGCGGGGCGGCTGCGCGACGCGCTCGGCACCGCGCTGCCCGTGGGCGTACCGGAGGCGTTCACGGAGCCGGTCAAGGACCCGCTCGGCGACCTCCTCGCCCGGTACGCCCGCACGCACGGCCCGTTCACCGCCACGCAGGCGGCGCAGCGCTTCGGCCTGGGCACCGCGGTCACGGACGGGGCACTTCAACGGCTCGCCGCGTCCGGCAGGGTCGTCCAGGGGGAGTTCCATCCCGCGGGCATCGGCCAGGAGTGGTGCGACGCGACGGTCCTGCGGAGGCTGCGCCGGCGCTCGCTGGCCGCGCTCCGCCAGGAGTTGGAGCCGGTTCCCCCCGCGGCGCTGGCCGGTTTCCTTCCGCAGTGGCAGCACATCGGCGACAACAGCCTGCGCGGAATCGACGGACTGGCCCGCGCCATCGAACAGTTGCAGGGTGCCCCTGTCCCCGCATCCGCCCTGGAGAAGCTGGTCCTGCCGAGCCGGGTCCCGGGCTATCACCCGGCCCTGCTCGACGAACTCACCACCACCGGCGAGGTCGTGTGGGCGGGAGCGGGCGCCCTCCCCGGCAAGGACGGCTGGCTGTCGCTCTACCTCGCCGACAGTGCGCCCCTGCTCCTGCCGCCTCCCCACCCGTTGGAGCAGACCGCGCTTCACGAGTCCGTGCTCACCGTCCTCTCCGGCGGATACGGGCTCTTCTTCCGGCAGATCGCCGACCAGATCCGTGCCACCACCCATCCGGAGTGCACCGATCCGCAACTGGCCGACGCCCTCTGGGACCTGGTCTGGTCGGGGCGCCTCACCAACGACACCCTGGCCCCCCTGCGGTCGCTCCTGGGTTCCGGCCGCACGGCGGGTTCCACCGCACACCGGGCGAAGCGCAATGTGCCGCGCGGGCGTTACGGGTCGCTGACCGCCGCGGCCCGCCCCGCTTCCCGTACCGGGCCGCCGACCGTGTCGGGGCGATGGTCGCTCCTGCCCCCGTCCGAACCCGAACCGACGCATCGCGCGCACGCCCTGGCCCGGACGCTCCTGGACCGCCATGGCGTGGTGACCCGGGGTGCCGTCCAGGCTGAAGGCGTCGAGGGCGGGTTCTCGGCGGTCTACCGCATCCTCGCCGCGTTCGAGGACAGCGGGCAGGCCCGCCGCGGGTACGTCGTCGAGGGGCTGGGCGCCGCCCAGTTCGCGATGGACGGCGCCGTGGACCGGCTCAGGGCCGCGTCGACGGCGCGCGAGCGTGCCGATCCGGGTACGGCCCCACGCGCCCTGGTCCTGGCCGCGGCCGATCCGGCGAACGCGTACGGCGCAGCCCTGCCCTGGCCCGAATCGCCGGACGGTGCCGGTCACAAGCCGGGCCGCAAGGCCGGAGCGCTGGTCGTCCTCGTCGACGGAGAGCTGACGCTGTACATGGAACGCGGCGGCAAGTCCCTCCTCGCCTGGCCCGTCGATCCGGCAGACCCCGCGCTCCGCGCGGCTGCCGAGGCACTCGCCTCGGCGGCCCGCGCGGGGACGCTCGGCACGGTGACGGTGGAGCGGACCAACGGAGCGTCCTCCCTCACGTCACCGCTGGGCCGCACCCTGGAGGCCGCCGGCTTCCTGGCCACGCCGCGAGGGCTGCGCCTGCGGGCGTGA
- a CDS encoding AraC family transcriptional regulator, whose product MTEAGTTREWARHWQCAELPDLDLLRARYVRHTFPRHSHEGFVLAAVTSGVEDVGLPGGSLRAGPGTVIMINPEVPHTARAGVAEGWVYATLYPSAQVVDDIAADATGRRGTVRFAEAGVRDPQAARLIADVHRAAEEGNALAADSVLRVLVAGLLDRHGRAPQTGVPHSAGSRDAARARAVLEERMERPPTLEALAAELGTSPFALLRAFKKRYGMPPHTWLTDARVRRARRMLDAGTPPADAAVAVGFTDQPHLNRHFTRIVGVPPGAYRRERARTYKTGGDPGP is encoded by the coding sequence ATGACGGAGGCCGGCACGACGCGGGAGTGGGCGAGGCACTGGCAGTGCGCGGAACTGCCGGACCTCGATCTGCTGCGTGCCAGATACGTCCGCCACACCTTTCCGCGCCACAGCCACGAGGGCTTCGTCCTCGCAGCCGTCACCAGCGGTGTCGAGGACGTCGGGCTCCCCGGCGGCAGTCTGCGCGCGGGACCCGGCACCGTGATCATGATCAATCCGGAGGTGCCGCACACCGCGCGCGCCGGAGTGGCCGAGGGGTGGGTGTACGCCACGCTCTACCCCTCCGCGCAGGTCGTCGACGACATCGCCGCCGACGCGACCGGCCGGCGCGGGACGGTCCGCTTCGCGGAGGCCGGCGTGCGCGACCCGCAGGCCGCCCGGCTCATCGCCGACGTGCACCGGGCCGCCGAGGAGGGCAACGCGCTGGCCGCCGACAGTGTCCTGCGCGTGCTCGTCGCCGGACTGCTCGACCGGCACGGCAGAGCGCCGCAGACCGGAGTGCCGCACTCCGCCGGTTCCCGGGACGCCGCCCGCGCCCGCGCCGTGCTGGAGGAGCGGATGGAGCGGCCGCCGACCCTCGAGGCACTCGCCGCGGAACTGGGCACCAGCCCCTTCGCACTCCTGCGGGCCTTCAAGAAGCGGTACGGAATGCCCCCGCACACCTGGCTCACCGACGCGAGGGTGCGCCGAGCCCGGCGCATGCTCGACGCCGGGACCCCGCCGGCGGACGCCGCGGTCGCGGTCGGCTTCACCGATCAGCCGCACCTCAACCGGCACTTCACCCGGATCGTCGGCGTACCCCCAGGGGCCTACCGGCGCGAGCGCGCAAGAACGTACAAGACCGGCGGGGACCCCGGCCCGTAG
- a CDS encoding AzlC family ABC transporter permease produces the protein MAEQTAPPQNTGAGEPPGEAGTKPDAAVVRDALGVGIAVGLSGFAFGVTSAGSGLTLLQTCALSLLVFTGASQFALVGALAAGGNPYTAAAGAFFLGIRNAFYGLRLSQLLAVPRMLRPFAAQWVIDETTAVTLGQPTRRAARIGFTVTGLSLYVLWNLTTLVGALGAEALGDTDAWGLDAASPAVFLALLAPMLRSTTERVTAGLAVLLVLGLLPVLPAGVPVLMAALAAPAVLFLKGRGHDTRGGLAADDTTTPREGR, from the coding sequence GTGGCAGAACAGACAGCACCCCCGCAGAACACCGGCGCCGGCGAACCACCCGGCGAGGCCGGGACCAAGCCCGACGCCGCGGTCGTCCGGGACGCACTCGGCGTGGGCATAGCCGTGGGTCTCTCCGGATTCGCCTTCGGCGTGACCTCGGCGGGCTCCGGACTGACCCTCCTCCAGACCTGCGCCCTGAGCCTCCTGGTCTTCACCGGCGCCTCGCAGTTCGCCCTCGTGGGCGCCCTCGCGGCGGGCGGGAACCCGTACACCGCAGCGGCCGGGGCGTTCTTCCTGGGCATCCGCAACGCCTTCTACGGGCTGCGGCTGTCCCAGCTCCTCGCCGTCCCGAGGATGCTGCGCCCGTTCGCCGCCCAGTGGGTCATCGACGAGACGACCGCGGTCACCCTGGGGCAGCCGACCCGGAGGGCCGCGCGCATCGGGTTCACCGTCACCGGGCTCAGCCTCTATGTCCTGTGGAACCTGACCACGCTCGTCGGCGCGCTCGGTGCCGAGGCGCTGGGCGACACCGACGCCTGGGGCCTGGACGCGGCGAGTCCCGCCGTGTTCCTCGCCCTGCTCGCCCCGATGCTCAGGAGCACCACGGAGCGCGTGACGGCGGGCCTCGCGGTCCTGCTGGTCCTCGGCCTCCTGCCGGTGCTCCCGGCGGGCGTGCCCGTCCTCATGGCCGCCCTCGCGGCCCCCGCGGTCCTCTTCCTGAAGGGCCGCGGGCACGACACCCGGGGCGGCCTCGCCGCCGATGACACGACGACGCCCCGGGAGGGCCGATGA
- a CDS encoding AzlD domain-containing protein yields MNIWIAVGLTAAGCYLAKLLGLLVPAGVLERPLVQRLAALLPVALLAALTAQQTFGDGQALVLDARAAGLAAAALALVLRAPFLVVVGAAVVVTAAGRALL; encoded by the coding sequence ATGAACATCTGGATCGCCGTCGGGCTCACCGCTGCCGGCTGCTACCTCGCGAAGCTCCTGGGCCTGCTCGTCCCCGCCGGAGTGCTGGAACGCCCACTGGTGCAGCGACTGGCGGCACTCCTGCCGGTGGCACTGCTCGCGGCCCTCACCGCCCAGCAGACCTTCGGCGACGGCCAGGCTCTCGTCCTGGACGCCCGGGCGGCGGGCCTCGCCGCAGCCGCTCTGGCCCTCGTCCTGCGGGCGCCCTTCCTGGTCGTCGTCGGCGCCGCCGTCGTGGTCACCGCGGCCGGTCGCGCCCTCCTCTGA
- a CDS encoding DUF3046 domain-containing protein: MRLTIFWERMADHFGEAYAESFARDHVMAELGGRTVHEALAAGWETKDVWRGVCSAVGIPADKR; encoded by the coding sequence ATGCGGTTGACGATTTTCTGGGAACGGATGGCGGACCACTTCGGCGAGGCCTACGCCGAGTCCTTCGCGCGCGACCATGTCATGGCCGAGCTCGGGGGCCGCACGGTGCACGAGGCCCTGGCCGCCGGCTGGGAGACGAAGGACGTCTGGCGAGGGGTCTGCTCCGCGGTGGGCATCCCCGCCGACAAGCGCTGA
- a CDS encoding AI-2E family transporter, whose protein sequence is MPGWLPRAMVMALALYGCFRLGSWAFDQLIGLLINIVIAFFLALAIEPAISRMAGRGMRRGLATLLVFLGVLTAGIGFVVLLGSMLAGQIVDMVDEFPKYLDSVINWVNQTFRTELSRVEVQDSLLHSDWLQKYVQNSATGVLDVSTTVLGGLFRLLTIFLFSFYFAADGPRLRRALCSVLPPSRQAEVLRAWEIAVDKTGGYIYSRGLMALISGAAHYVLLVVLGVPYAPALAVWVGLVSQFIPTIGTYLAGALPMLIAFTVDPWYALWVLGFVVVYQQFENYVLQPKLTSRTVDIHPAVAFGSVIAGTALMGAVGALIAIPAVATLQAFLGAYVKRYDLTDDPRMHGGHRLRRGVPLLERLRSAVRGPDAG, encoded by the coding sequence ATGCCCGGATGGCTCCCACGTGCCATGGTCATGGCACTGGCTCTCTACGGGTGCTTCCGGCTGGGCAGCTGGGCGTTCGACCAGCTCATCGGGCTGCTCATCAACATCGTCATCGCCTTCTTCCTGGCGCTGGCGATCGAGCCCGCCATCAGCCGCATGGCGGGGCGCGGGATGCGCCGGGGGCTCGCGACCCTCCTGGTCTTCCTGGGCGTCCTGACAGCGGGCATCGGATTCGTGGTCCTGCTGGGCTCCATGCTCGCGGGCCAGATCGTCGACATGGTCGACGAGTTCCCGAAGTACCTCGACTCGGTGATCAACTGGGTGAACCAGACCTTCCGCACCGAGCTCTCGCGGGTCGAGGTGCAGGACAGCCTGCTGCATTCCGACTGGCTGCAGAAGTACGTGCAGAACAGTGCGACCGGAGTGCTCGACGTCTCCACCACCGTGCTCGGCGGACTGTTCCGGCTGCTGACGATCTTCCTGTTCTCCTTCTACTTCGCCGCGGACGGGCCCCGCCTCAGGCGTGCGCTGTGCTCCGTGCTCCCGCCCTCGCGGCAGGCGGAGGTGCTGCGCGCCTGGGAGATCGCGGTCGACAAGACCGGCGGCTACATATACTCGCGCGGACTGATGGCGTTGATCTCCGGGGCTGCGCACTACGTCCTGCTGGTCGTCCTCGGAGTGCCCTACGCTCCCGCGCTCGCCGTCTGGGTCGGCCTCGTCTCGCAGTTCATCCCCACGATCGGCACGTATCTCGCGGGTGCGCTGCCCATGCTGATCGCCTTCACCGTGGATCCCTGGTACGCGCTGTGGGTCCTCGGCTTCGTCGTCGTCTACCAGCAGTTCGAGAACTACGTCCTGCAGCCCAAGCTCACCTCCAGGACCGTCGACATCCACCCGGCCGTCGCCTTCGGATCGGTGATCGCGGGAACGGCGCTGATGGGCGCGGTCGGTGCGCTGATCGCCATTCCGGCCGTCGCGACGCTGCAGGCGTTCCTCGGCGCGTATGTGAAGCGCTACGACCTGACCGACGACCCGAGGATGCACGGCGGCCACCGCCTGCGCCGTGGCGTGCCGCTCCTGGAGAGGCTGCGGAGCGCGGTGAGGGGCCCGGACGCGGGGTGA
- the recA gene encoding recombinase RecA, whose translation MAGTDREKALDAALAQIERQFGKGAVMRLGERPNEPIEVIPTGSTALDVALGVGGLPRGRVVEVYGPESSGKTTLTLHAVANAQRLGGSVAFIDAEHALDPEYAKKLGVDIDSLILSQPDNGEQALEIVDMLVRSGALDLIVIDSVAALVPRAEIEGEMGDSHVGLQARLMSQALRKITSALNQSKTTAIFINQLREKIGVMFGSPETTTGGRALKFYASVRLDIRRIETLKDGTDAVGNRTRVKVVKNKVAPPFKQAEFDILYGQGISREGGLIDMGVEHGFVRKAGAWYTYEGDQLGQGKENARNFLKDNPDLANEIEKKILEKLGVGVRPDESSAEPAADAAAATGSPADAAAKSVPAPATKAKPVKATAAKS comes from the coding sequence ATGGCAGGAACCGACCGCGAGAAGGCGCTGGACGCCGCACTCGCACAGATTGAACGGCAATTCGGCAAGGGCGCGGTGATGCGCCTCGGCGAGCGGCCGAACGAGCCGATCGAGGTGATCCCCACCGGGTCCACCGCGCTCGACGTCGCGCTCGGCGTCGGCGGGCTGCCCCGCGGCCGCGTGGTGGAGGTGTACGGACCGGAGTCCTCCGGAAAGACGACGCTGACGCTGCACGCCGTGGCGAACGCGCAGCGGCTCGGCGGCTCGGTGGCGTTCATCGACGCGGAGCACGCCCTCGACCCGGAATACGCGAAGAAGCTCGGCGTCGACATCGACAGCCTCATCCTCTCGCAGCCGGACAACGGCGAGCAGGCGCTGGAGATCGTGGACATGCTGGTCCGCTCCGGTGCGCTGGACCTGATCGTCATCGACTCCGTCGCGGCCCTGGTGCCCCGTGCCGAGATCGAGGGCGAGATGGGCGACTCGCACGTGGGCCTGCAGGCCCGTCTGATGAGCCAGGCACTCCGCAAGATCACCAGTGCGCTCAACCAGTCCAAGACCACAGCGATCTTCATCAACCAGCTCCGCGAGAAGATCGGGGTCATGTTCGGCTCCCCGGAGACCACGACCGGTGGCCGGGCTCTGAAGTTCTACGCCTCGGTGCGTCTGGACATCCGCCGCATCGAGACCCTGAAGGACGGCACCGACGCAGTGGGTAACCGCACCCGCGTCAAGGTCGTCAAGAACAAGGTCGCGCCGCCGTTCAAGCAGGCCGAGTTCGACATCCTCTACGGCCAGGGCATCAGCCGTGAGGGCGGCCTGATCGACATGGGCGTGGAACACGGCTTCGTCCGCAAGGCCGGCGCCTGGTACACGTACGAGGGCGACCAGCTCGGCCAGGGCAAGGAGAACGCCCGCAACTTCCTCAAGGACAACCCTGATCTCGCCAACGAGATCGAGAAGAAGATCCTCGAGAAGCTGGGCGTCGGCGTCCGTCCGGACGAGTCGTCCGCGGAGCCCGCGGCCGATGCCGCGGCCGCCACGGGTTCCCCTGCCGACGCGGCTGCCAAGTCGGTCCCGGCTCCCGCGACCAAGGCCAAGCCCGTGAAGGCCACGGCGGCCAAGAGCTAG
- the recX gene encoding recombination regulator RecX encodes MTRRTEWPGAEADAGPGPEYAADVSGVPAEPGRGAGFGEGAGRRSRSRDGGSPSSSRAEKGEPRDPVEQARNICLRLLTGTPRTRKQLADALRKREIPDEAAEEVLSRFEDVGLINDAAFADAWVESRHHGRGLGRRALVRELRTKGVDAALIEEAVGQLDSDQEEETARALVARKLRSTRGLERDKRIRRLAGMLARKGYGEGMALRVVRQALEAEGEDTEGLDEPF; translated from the coding sequence ATGACGCGTCGCACGGAATGGCCGGGTGCCGAAGCAGACGCGGGTCCCGGCCCCGAGTACGCCGCTGACGTCTCCGGGGTCCCCGCGGAGCCCGGTCGGGGGGCCGGGTTCGGCGAGGGGGCGGGACGGCGTTCCCGTTCCAGAGACGGCGGTTCCCCCTCCTCGTCGAGGGCCGAGAAGGGGGAACCGCGCGACCCGGTCGAGCAGGCACGCAACATCTGTCTGAGGTTGCTGACCGGGACTCCGCGCACGCGTAAGCAGCTCGCCGACGCCCTGCGCAAGCGGGAGATCCCCGACGAGGCGGCGGAGGAAGTGCTGTCGCGGTTCGAGGACGTGGGGCTGATCAACGACGCGGCGTTCGCGGACGCCTGGGTCGAGTCCCGGCATCACGGCAGAGGGCTCGGCCGCCGTGCCCTCGTGAGGGAGCTGCGTACCAAGGGGGTGGACGCAGCGCTGATCGAGGAGGCGGTCGGGCAACTCGACTCCGATCAGGAGGAGGAGACCGCCAGGGCCCTAGTTGCGCGGAAACTGCGCTCCACCAGGGGGCTGGAGCGGGACAAGCGGATTCGTAGGCTTGCGGGCATGCTCGCGCGCAAGGGATACGGCGAGGGGATGGCCCTGCGCGTGGTGCGCCAGGCGTTGGAGGCCGAGGGGGAGGACACCGAAGGGCTGGACGAGCCCTTCTGA
- a CDS encoding DUF6197 family protein has product MDTAQLTPDQLDAQASRLHDTDAWQRIVMGWEVTTPEAVSPASELTGQPRTSGHGLPGADAACALSEAEAAREVPVAAPGAPTTTRVHPKAACAVPVGAHAVLEAEAAHTVSGAVRVAPVHTRPAPVPHGAPHDGARPARPVEWRNLLSVPVEQLIEESLRTLPAPVTPSAGERRLPGRVGAVLPDRLHAWRRIGQPDVRPSSHLGHARQILTEWGWQNTPYRLRNARGARCVCGAMLTAHRLGYGSLRTVDRAGAWMITELRSQGWTDLIGPWNRHPGRTVDDALALIDATIRRASLAGE; this is encoded by the coding sequence ATGGATACCGCTCAACTCACCCCGGATCAGCTCGACGCACAGGCCTCCCGGCTCCATGACACGGATGCGTGGCAGCGCATCGTCATGGGCTGGGAGGTCACGACTCCCGAGGCCGTGAGCCCGGCCTCCGAGCTCACGGGTCAGCCACGGACTTCCGGGCACGGGCTGCCCGGAGCCGACGCCGCGTGCGCGCTGAGCGAAGCAGAGGCCGCGCGTGAGGTCCCGGTGGCAGCGCCCGGGGCCCCGACGACCACGCGTGTACACCCGAAGGCCGCTTGCGCGGTCCCGGTGGGCGCACATGCGGTCCTGGAAGCGGAGGCCGCTCACACGGTGTCCGGGGCGGTTCGCGTTGCCCCCGTACACACTCGCCCGGCGCCCGTACCGCACGGCGCACCCCACGACGGGGCGCGGCCCGCCCGTCCTGTCGAGTGGCGGAATCTTCTGTCCGTACCCGTCGAGCAGTTGATCGAGGAGTCCCTGCGGACGCTGCCCGCACCGGTCACACCGTCCGCCGGCGAGCGCAGGCTTCCCGGGCGCGTCGGTGCGGTGCTGCCCGACCGCCTGCACGCCTGGCGCCGGATCGGGCAGCCCGACGTACGCCCCTCGTCCCACCTCGGCCACGCACGCCAGATCCTGACGGAATGGGGCTGGCAGAACACCCCGTACCGCCTGCGCAACGCACGTGGTGCGCGCTGCGTCTGCGGGGCCATGCTGACAGCACACCGGCTCGGCTACGGCTCCCTCCGTACCGTCGACCGTGCCGGCGCCTGGATGATCACCGAGCTGCGCTCACAGGGCTGGACCGATCTGATCGGCCCCTGGAACCGGCACCCCGGCCGCACCGTCGACGATGCCCTCGCGCTGATCGACGCGACCATCCGGCGGGCCTCACTGGCAGGAGAATGA